One segment of Stenotrophomonas sp. SAU14A_NAIMI4_8 DNA contains the following:
- a CDS encoding alpha/beta hydrolase translates to MIRTTLLAATLALAGAATPAFAAQADAGAPPTVILVHGAFADGSSWNKVISTLHDWKVPAVAVQNPLTSLADDVAATRRAIAAAPGKVVLVGHSWGGTVITEAGNDPKVQALVYVAAFAPDVGQSSAQQGEGFPVGPGLTRLQDRDGYLSLPADAIAQDFAPDVMKKTAALLYSTQVPLKASALGEAVTTAAWRGKPSWYVLSRDDRMLSPQLQAATAKRIGAQLQSVGSSHVSLLSHPAQVADTILEAAGVKPAELPLAEQGG, encoded by the coding sequence ATGATCCGCACCACCCTGCTTGCCGCCACCCTGGCTCTGGCCGGCGCCGCCACCCCCGCCTTCGCCGCGCAGGCCGATGCCGGCGCGCCGCCCACCGTCATCCTGGTGCACGGCGCCTTCGCCGATGGCTCCAGCTGGAACAAGGTCATCAGCACGCTGCACGATTGGAAGGTACCGGCAGTGGCGGTGCAGAACCCGCTCACGTCGCTGGCCGACGATGTCGCGGCCACCCGTCGTGCGATCGCTGCGGCGCCCGGCAAGGTGGTGCTGGTCGGCCACAGCTGGGGTGGCACGGTCATCACCGAAGCGGGCAACGATCCCAAGGTGCAGGCGCTGGTCTACGTGGCCGCCTTCGCACCCGATGTCGGCCAATCGTCGGCACAGCAGGGCGAGGGGTTCCCGGTGGGCCCGGGCCTGACCCGCCTGCAGGACCGCGATGGCTACCTGAGCCTGCCGGCCGATGCCATCGCCCAGGACTTCGCGCCGGACGTGATGAAGAAGACCGCAGCGCTGCTGTACAGCACCCAGGTGCCGCTGAAGGCCAGCGCCCTTGGCGAAGCCGTCACCACCGCCGCCTGGCGTGGCAAGCCGAGCTGGTACGTGCTCAGTCGCGACGACCGCATGCTGTCGCCGCAACTGCAGGCCGCCACTGCAAAGCGCATCGGTGCACAGCTGCAGTCGGTCGGCAGCAGCCACGTGTCGCTGCTCTCGCACCCGGCGCAGGTGGCCGACACCATCCTGGAAGCGGCGGGGGTGAAGCCGGCCGAGCTGCCGCTGGCCGAGCAGGGGGGCTGA
- a CDS encoding HAMP domain-containing sensor histidine kinase: protein MKAVARRLPWPRTLSARLLLLLLGGLTLAHALSFGLLFFERYQATRSMMLRNLDEDVAVSVALLEHLPARERAAWVPRLERRTYRYLLRPAAAGPALETERARQVTAIIDDSLEHRYPLQARQVARLPERFEVELKLHDGTPLTIEVTPSGLPLARWLPAVLLLQLALLLACAWLAVRLAMKPLARLSQAVEQLQPGSDAAPLAEDGPAEVGAAAAALNGLQTRIRGHVSERLQILAAISHDLQTPITRMKLRVETLPEDATQQRLLDDLDHLGQLVREGVAYARSSHVASGAPVAMDLGAFLASVVGDYEDMGKPVTGGAAAGLTVQTWPQPLRRVVGNLVDNAVRYAGSAEIEAGRDAAGRVWIAVSDRGPGIPEAELQAVLAPFHRLEQSRNRDTGGTGLGLAIAVQLAQSLGGSLQLRNRDGGGLQARLQLPG from the coding sequence ATGAAGGCCGTCGCGCGCCGCCTGCCGTGGCCGCGCACGTTGTCCGCGCGCCTGCTGCTGTTGTTGCTGGGCGGGCTGACCCTGGCGCACGCGCTGTCCTTCGGCCTGTTGTTCTTCGAGCGCTACCAGGCCACCCGCAGCATGATGCTGCGCAACCTGGACGAAGACGTGGCGGTGAGCGTGGCCCTGCTGGAGCACCTGCCGGCCCGTGAGCGCGCGGCCTGGGTGCCGCGGCTGGAGAGGCGCACGTATCGCTACCTGCTGCGCCCGGCGGCAGCGGGGCCGGCGCTTGAAACCGAGCGTGCGCGCCAGGTCACCGCGATCATCGATGACAGCCTGGAACACCGCTATCCGCTGCAGGCGCGCCAGGTTGCGCGCCTTCCGGAGCGCTTCGAAGTGGAGCTGAAGCTGCACGACGGTACGCCGTTGACCATCGAAGTGACCCCTTCGGGGCTGCCGCTGGCGCGCTGGTTGCCGGCGGTGCTGCTGCTGCAGCTGGCCCTGTTGCTGGCGTGCGCGTGGTTGGCGGTGCGCCTGGCCATGAAGCCGCTGGCGCGTCTGTCGCAGGCGGTTGAACAACTGCAGCCGGGCAGTGATGCCGCGCCGCTGGCAGAGGATGGGCCGGCCGAAGTCGGCGCCGCGGCCGCGGCGCTCAATGGCCTGCAGACACGCATCCGTGGCCATGTCAGCGAGCGCCTGCAGATTCTGGCGGCCATCTCGCACGATCTGCAGACGCCGATCACGCGCATGAAGCTGCGCGTGGAAACACTGCCGGAAGATGCCACCCAGCAGCGCCTACTGGATGACCTGGACCACCTGGGGCAACTGGTGCGCGAAGGCGTGGCCTATGCACGCAGCAGCCATGTGGCCAGCGGCGCGCCGGTGGCGATGGATCTGGGCGCGTTCCTGGCCAGTGTGGTGGGCGACTATGAAGACATGGGCAAGCCGGTTACGGGGGGTGCGGCCGCGGGCCTGACCGTGCAGACCTGGCCGCAGCCGCTGCGGCGGGTGGTCGGCAACCTGGTCGACAACGCAGTGCGCTACGCCGGCAGCGCCGAGATCGAGGCGGGGCGCGATGCGGCGGGCAGGGTGTGGATCGCCGTGTCCGACCGCGGCCCCGGCATTCCCGAGGCCGAGCTGCAGGCGGTACTGGCGCCGTTCCATCGCCTGGAACAATCGCGCAACCGCGATACCGGCGGCACCGGGCTGGGGTTGGCCATCGCCGTGCAGCTGGCGCAGTCGCTGGGCGGTTCGCTGCAGCTGCGCAACCGCGACGGTGGCGGCCTGCAGGCGCGGCTGCAGCTGCCGGGGTGA
- a CDS encoding MFS transporter, producing the protein MTAARQRSMWVAGLSTVVEWYDFTLYLYFATVLSRVFFGGGEQAMLVTLAGFAVSYLMRPLGALCFGHLGDRLGRRWMLLASMALMAAAMLATALLPTAATAGATAGVLLLLLRCVMAFSVGGEYTGVVAYLLESAPARRRGLVTSLASAASEVGALLAVAISAVTVALLTPAQLDGWGWRIPFFVGAALALVILIARSGMHESPEFERQRREGSIPATPLRHVLRHHPGAVARTFAISALGSITYYVGITYVPAFLHAQGHDEGDALWLSTVAAVAVIAITPLCGALSDRFGRRPLLLVLTALAALLPLSMFGAMAQASPLGMALAAVVLACVAGGVSAVAAPATAEQFPGEGRVSGLALGVTMATAVFGGATPWLAQWWVERSGWAAAPGAMIALVAVLVLPVLWTLPETTPGRARR; encoded by the coding sequence ATGACGGCGGCGCGGCAGCGTTCGATGTGGGTGGCTGGCCTGTCCACCGTGGTGGAGTGGTACGACTTCACCCTGTACCTGTACTTCGCCACCGTGCTGTCACGGGTGTTTTTTGGTGGCGGTGAGCAGGCCATGCTGGTCACCCTGGCCGGCTTCGCGGTCTCCTATCTGATGCGTCCGCTGGGCGCCTTGTGCTTCGGCCACCTGGGCGATCGTCTTGGCCGGCGCTGGATGCTGCTGGCCTCGATGGCATTGATGGCCGCGGCGATGCTGGCTACCGCACTGCTGCCCACGGCTGCCACCGCAGGCGCTACGGCTGGCGTGCTGTTGCTGCTCCTGCGCTGCGTGATGGCGTTCTCGGTAGGTGGCGAATACACCGGCGTGGTGGCCTACCTACTGGAAAGCGCACCGGCGCGGCGGCGCGGCCTGGTCACCTCGTTGGCGTCGGCCGCCAGTGAGGTCGGCGCGCTGCTGGCGGTGGCGATTTCCGCGGTGACGGTGGCGCTGCTCACGCCGGCACAGCTGGATGGCTGGGGCTGGCGCATTCCGTTCTTCGTTGGCGCCGCGCTGGCGCTGGTGATCCTGATTGCACGCTCGGGCATGCACGAGTCCCCCGAATTCGAGCGGCAGCGGCGCGAGGGCAGCATTCCGGCCACGCCGCTGCGGCACGTGCTGCGCCACCATCCTGGCGCAGTGGCGCGTACGTTCGCGATTTCCGCGCTCGGGTCGATCACCTACTACGTGGGCATCACCTATGTGCCGGCGTTCCTGCATGCGCAGGGCCACGATGAGGGCGATGCGCTGTGGTTGTCCACGGTTGCGGCGGTGGCCGTGATTGCGATCACGCCGCTGTGCGGTGCGCTGTCCGACCGTTTCGGGCGGCGTCCGCTGTTGCTGGTACTCACCGCGCTGGCGGCGCTGCTGCCGCTGTCGATGTTCGGCGCGATGGCGCAGGCCTCGCCGCTGGGCATGGCGCTGGCGGCGGTGGTGCTGGCCTGCGTGGCCGGCGGAGTGAGCGCGGTAGCCGCACCGGCCACGGCCGAGCAGTTTCCCGGCGAGGGCCGGGTGAGCGGGCTGGCCTTGGGCGTGACCATGGCCACGGCGGTGTTCGGCGGGGCCACACCCTGGTTGGCGCAGTGGTGGGTGGAACGCAGCGGCTGGGCGGCGGCGCCGGGCGCAATGATCGCGCTGGTGGCCGTGCTGGTGCTGCCGGTGCTGTGGACCCTGCCCGAGACAACCCCGGGCAGGGCCAGACGCTAG
- the mdcH gene encoding malonate decarboxylase subunit epsilon, with the protein MSLALLCPGQGAQHAAMFDRVRDLPAAGDVLDAAQAVLGRDVVAAAADEARFDNALAQPLLCAATLAHWQGLRDALPAPVLVAGYSIGELAAHAVADSLDARACLQLAARRAQLMDAASPADSGLLAVLGLQRQTLQALCDAHAVHIAIANGADHFVVGGTQASLHTLAVVARAQGAEVRVLPVHVAAHTPLLAVAVAPFATALEAAAVRAPTLPVLAGIDARPVRDRAAVIHTLSAQLAQTIEWAQVMRQAFERGARVFLQLGPGTALARMVAASYPCCQVRAVEEFQGLDGAAAWVRNALDRQ; encoded by the coding sequence ATGAGCCTGGCCCTGCTCTGTCCCGGACAAGGCGCGCAGCACGCGGCGATGTTTGATCGCGTGCGCGACCTGCCTGCCGCCGGTGACGTGCTGGATGCCGCGCAGGCGGTGCTGGGCCGCGATGTCGTTGCGGCCGCCGCCGATGAGGCACGCTTCGACAACGCACTGGCGCAGCCGCTGCTGTGTGCGGCCACGCTGGCGCACTGGCAGGGCCTGCGCGATGCGCTGCCGGCGCCGGTCCTGGTGGCCGGCTACAGCATCGGCGAGCTGGCCGCGCATGCGGTGGCCGACAGCCTGGATGCCCGCGCCTGCCTGCAGCTGGCGGCCCGCCGCGCGCAGCTGATGGACGCTGCCAGCCCGGCCGACAGCGGCCTGCTGGCGGTGCTGGGCTTGCAGCGGCAAACGCTGCAGGCACTGTGCGATGCACACGCCGTGCACATCGCCATCGCCAACGGCGCCGATCACTTCGTCGTGGGCGGCACGCAGGCGTCACTGCACACTCTGGCCGTTGTCGCGCGCGCGCAGGGTGCAGAGGTGCGCGTGCTGCCGGTGCATGTGGCCGCGCACACGCCGCTGCTTGCGGTCGCTGTCGCACCGTTCGCCACGGCGCTGGAGGCGGCGGCGGTGCGCGCGCCAACGCTACCGGTGCTGGCCGGCATCGATGCGCGCCCGGTGCGTGATCGCGCGGCGGTGATCCACACCTTGTCGGCACAGCTGGCACAGACCATCGAATGGGCACAGGTGATGCGCCAGGCCTTCGAGCGTGGCGCGCGGGTATTCCTGCAGCTGGGGCCGGGCACGGCACTGGCGCGCATGGTGGCCGCGTCCTACCCCTGCTGCCAGGTGCGCGCGGTGGAAGAGTTCCAGGGCCTGGACGGCGCAGCGGCATGGGTCCGCAACGCGCTGGACCGGCAGTAG
- a CDS encoding response regulator — MNHVPHILVVDDDSDIRQMLADYLQRNGLRVSQADGGRAMRALMDTHAVDLVVLDVMMPGEDGLSLCRNLRAGKHRAVPVVLLTARDDETDRIIGLEMGADDYVTKPFSSRELLARINAVIRRTQMLPPNLQVSEAGRQLAFGEWRLDTTARHLLDAQDTAYPLSGAEFRLLRVFLDHANRVLSRDQLLSLTQGRDAELFDRSIDLLVSRVRQRLGDDAREPTYIKTVRSEGYVFSVPVQLLGPQE; from the coding sequence ATGAACCACGTACCGCACATTCTTGTCGTCGACGATGACAGTGACATCCGGCAGATGCTGGCCGACTACCTGCAGCGCAACGGCTTGCGCGTCAGCCAGGCCGACGGCGGCCGGGCCATGCGCGCGCTGATGGATACCCACGCGGTGGACCTGGTGGTGCTGGACGTGATGATGCCCGGCGAGGACGGCCTGAGCCTGTGCCGCAACCTGCGTGCGGGCAAGCATCGTGCGGTGCCGGTGGTGCTGCTGACCGCGCGCGATGATGAAACCGATCGCATCATCGGCCTGGAAATGGGCGCCGATGATTACGTGACCAAGCCGTTCTCCTCGCGCGAGCTTCTGGCGCGCATCAATGCGGTGATCCGCCGCACGCAGATGCTGCCGCCGAACCTGCAGGTGAGTGAAGCGGGGCGCCAGTTGGCGTTCGGCGAATGGCGGCTGGATACCACCGCACGCCATCTGCTGGATGCGCAGGACACCGCCTATCCGCTCAGTGGTGCCGAATTCCGCCTGCTGCGCGTGTTCCTGGACCATGCCAACCGCGTGCTCAGCCGCGACCAGCTGCTCAGCCTCACCCAGGGTCGCGATGCCGAACTGTTCGACCGTTCCATCGACCTGCTGGTCAGCCGCGTGCGCCAGCGCCTGGGCGATGATGCGCGCGAGCCGACCTACATCAAGACGGTGCGCAGCGAAGGCTATGTGTTCAGCGTACCGGTGCAGTTGCTGGGGCCGCAGGAATGA
- a CDS encoding nucleoside hydrolase: MLKVIFDTDPGVDDALALLYLHKHPQIDLVGVTTTFGNASVESTTHNALYLKQAWGFAAPVARGAGGPLQPEATPEAWPVHIHGHNGLGNHPVPATLDVAADARPAHQLIIDLVRAHPGEVTLVAVGRMTNLALALQQAPDIAGLVRGVVLMGGAFHVNGNITPAAEANIWGDAEAADIVFTAQWPVTAIGLDVTTCVEMDRDGLDQLAAIGGADAELVRALSQDYVDFYLQAGHKGMVVHDCCACIALTRPELFQFERASVRVATDGVARGMTIPKPEGLAFGPSEWDGHVLQSIAIGVDAAAVLDDIAQTLKV; this comes from the coding sequence ATGCTGAAAGTCATTTTCGATACCGACCCGGGCGTGGATGACGCCCTGGCCCTGCTGTACCTGCACAAGCACCCGCAGATCGACCTGGTGGGCGTGACCACCACCTTCGGCAACGCCTCGGTGGAATCGACCACCCACAACGCGCTGTACCTGAAGCAGGCCTGGGGCTTTGCCGCCCCGGTCGCGCGTGGCGCAGGCGGCCCGCTGCAGCCCGAGGCCACCCCGGAAGCCTGGCCGGTGCACATCCACGGCCACAATGGGCTGGGCAACCACCCGGTGCCCGCCACGCTGGACGTGGCCGCCGATGCGCGCCCGGCGCACCAGCTGATCATCGACCTGGTGCGCGCGCACCCGGGCGAAGTGACCCTGGTGGCCGTGGGCCGCATGACCAACCTGGCCCTGGCCCTGCAGCAGGCACCGGATATCGCCGGCCTGGTGCGCGGTGTGGTGCTGATGGGCGGCGCCTTCCACGTGAACGGCAACATCACCCCGGCGGCTGAAGCCAACATCTGGGGCGACGCCGAAGCGGCCGACATCGTGTTCACCGCGCAGTGGCCGGTGACCGCCATCGGCCTGGATGTCACCACCTGCGTGGAAATGGACCGCGATGGCCTGGACCAGCTGGCCGCCATCGGCGGTGCCGACGCCGAACTGGTGCGCGCGTTGTCGCAGGACTACGTGGACTTCTACCTGCAGGCCGGGCACAAGGGCATGGTGGTGCACGACTGCTGCGCCTGCATCGCGCTGACCCGCCCGGAGCTGTTCCAGTTCGAACGCGCCAGCGTGCGCGTGGCCACCGACGGCGTGGCCCGCGGCATGACCATTCCCAAGCCGGAAGGCCTGGCCTTCGGCCCCAGCGAGTGGGATGGCCACGTGCTGCAGTCGATCGCCATCGGCGTGGATGCGGCGGCCGTACTGGACGATATCGCGCAGACCCTGAAGGTCTGA
- a CDS encoding GntR family transcriptional regulator, whose translation MAIAPAPRSPKKRAPLYEEVAEHVRERIYDYRLPPGEWIDEPALCEELGISRTPLREALKLLAAEGLVQIDAGRGARVTRLTLEDLNQLFPVMAMLEGRCAHEAVKHIDDAGVQHLEALHAAMEGAAAEGNIAEYYRNNYLIHETVQHYAGNPWLIRITHDLHRILKMHRGRQLLAPGRTAQSLAEHRELMECFRRRDAAAAERTMERHLLSQGQALAAYVASGGLLNVPAPLPTEGGG comes from the coding sequence ATGGCCATCGCTCCTGCTCCGCGTTCACCGAAGAAGCGCGCACCTCTGTATGAAGAGGTGGCCGAACATGTGCGCGAGCGCATCTACGATTACCGTCTGCCGCCCGGTGAGTGGATCGACGAGCCCGCGCTGTGCGAGGAACTGGGGATCAGCCGCACGCCGCTGCGCGAGGCGCTGAAGCTGCTGGCCGCCGAAGGTCTGGTGCAGATCGATGCCGGCCGTGGCGCGCGGGTCACCCGGCTGACCCTGGAAGACCTGAACCAGTTGTTCCCGGTGATGGCGATGCTGGAAGGCCGCTGCGCGCATGAGGCGGTGAAGCACATCGACGATGCCGGCGTGCAGCACCTGGAAGCGCTGCATGCGGCGATGGAAGGAGCAGCCGCCGAAGGCAACATTGCCGAGTACTACCGCAACAACTACCTGATCCACGAAACCGTGCAGCACTACGCCGGCAACCCGTGGCTGATCCGCATCACCCACGATCTGCACCGCATCCTGAAGATGCACCGCGGGCGCCAGTTGCTGGCCCCCGGCCGCACCGCGCAGTCGCTGGCCGAACACCGTGAGCTGATGGAATGCTTCCGCCGCCGCGATGCGGCCGCGGCCGAGCGCACCATGGAACGCCACCTGCTGAGCCAGGGCCAGGCACTGGCCGCCTACGTGGCCAGCGGCGGGCTGCTGAACGTGCCCGCGCCGTTGCCGACCGAAGGCGGCGGCTGA
- a CDS encoding DoxX family protein, with translation MISTAASRYTPRLNAVGRWLSPLALRALLAWEFFESGREKLGGQNWFADLDGRFPFPFSTLPASLNWQLATWLELVGAVLLLLGLATRSVAYIFWVLTIVAIAAVHWPDQWNGLGELWQGYAITDQGYGNFKLPLLFLAMLLPLILNGGGALSLDQLLAGRQRATVGDDGLGWGVSLIALLLPVAALLPGIGFGGAALGGVLLLAYALRRRRSA, from the coding sequence ATGATCAGCACCGCCGCTTCGCGCTATACCCCCCGCCTGAATGCCGTTGGCCGCTGGCTCTCGCCGCTGGCCCTGCGTGCACTGCTGGCCTGGGAATTCTTCGAATCCGGCCGCGAGAAGCTGGGCGGGCAGAACTGGTTCGCCGATCTGGACGGGCGCTTCCCGTTCCCGTTCTCCACCCTGCCGGCATCGCTGAACTGGCAGTTGGCCACCTGGCTGGAGCTGGTCGGTGCAGTGCTGTTGCTGCTGGGCCTGGCCACGCGTTCGGTGGCCTACATCTTCTGGGTGCTGACCATCGTCGCCATTGCCGCCGTGCATTGGCCCGACCAGTGGAACGGCCTGGGCGAACTCTGGCAGGGCTATGCGATCACCGACCAGGGCTACGGCAACTTCAAGCTGCCGCTGCTGTTCCTGGCCATGTTGCTGCCGCTGATCCTCAACGGCGGCGGCGCACTCAGCCTGGACCAGCTGCTGGCCGGCCGACAGCGCGCCACGGTTGGCGATGACGGCCTGGGCTGGGGCGTCAGCCTGATCGCCCTGCTGCTGCCCGTCGCCGCGCTGCTGCCCGGCATCGGTTTCGGCGGCGCCGCGCTCGGCGGGGTCCTGCTGCTGGCCTACGCGCTGCGCCGTCGCCGCAGCGCCTGA
- a CDS encoding redoxin family protein, with amino-acid sequence MATLRTYALPLLLALIGGAALLLVWPSPAADAQPAEPVAAAGFDGGGPWHNSPPLRLEQLRGQVVLVEFWTYACSNCLNVAPYVHQWHARYAPKGLRVVGVHTPEFAYEGLQGNVRHAIRRLDITWPVVQDNQYRIWNAWGNRFWPALYLVDRQGRVVYRHYGEGDYARTESEIQRLLASP; translated from the coding sequence ATGGCCACGCTGCGCACCTACGCCCTGCCGTTGCTGCTGGCCCTGATCGGTGGCGCGGCACTGCTGCTGGTCTGGCCCAGCCCCGCCGCGGACGCGCAACCGGCCGAGCCCGTTGCCGCGGCCGGTTTCGACGGCGGCGGACCCTGGCACAACAGCCCGCCGCTGCGCCTGGAGCAGTTGCGCGGGCAGGTGGTGCTGGTCGAGTTCTGGACCTATGCCTGCAGCAACTGCCTGAACGTGGCGCCTTACGTGCACCAGTGGCACGCACGCTACGCACCGAAGGGCCTGCGCGTGGTGGGCGTGCACACGCCCGAGTTCGCCTATGAGGGACTGCAGGGCAACGTGCGCCACGCGATCCGTCGCCTGGATATCACCTGGCCGGTGGTGCAGGACAACCAGTACCGGATCTGGAACGCATGGGGCAACCGCTTCTGGCCGGCGCTGTACCTGGTCGACCGGCAGGGCCGGGTGGTCTACCGGCACTACGGCGAAGGTGACTACGCGCGTACCGAAAGCGAAATCCAGCGCCTGCTGGCCAGTCCCTGA
- a CDS encoding SLC13 family permease, whose product MSPQIATIIGLVIMFIVATAMPINMGAVAFALAFIIGGLWVDMGGKEVLAGFPGDLFLTLVGITYLFAIAQKNGTIDLLVHWAVKAVRGHIVAIPWVMFVITAVLTAFGALGPAAVAIIGPVALRFAKQYNINPLMMGLLVIHGAQAGGFSPISVYGSITNGVVQKAGLEVTEMAVFLTSLGFNFMMAIICFVAFGGIALLRRGSITATGGVGTAELAMAGGPQASSRQFAIEGHGALVAAGGGTLSNDPVALEAVGFTRERLFTLIGLLGLGVAALIYNLNVGLVSITVAVALALLSPQSQKGAVDGISWSTVLLICGVVTYIGVLEHAGAVDFIGHGVSSIGIPLLGALLVCYVGGIVSAFASSAAVLGATIPLAVPFLMQGHLGAAGVICALAVSSTIVDVSPFSTNGALVVASAAKEERETLFRRFLVYSGLVVVFGPLLAWLVFVVPGWM is encoded by the coding sequence ATGAGTCCACAAATCGCAACGATCATCGGCCTGGTGATCATGTTCATCGTCGCCACCGCCATGCCGATCAACATGGGCGCCGTGGCCTTCGCGCTGGCTTTCATCATCGGCGGTCTCTGGGTCGACATGGGCGGCAAGGAAGTGCTTGCCGGCTTCCCCGGCGACCTGTTCCTGACCCTGGTCGGCATCACCTACCTGTTCGCGATCGCGCAGAAGAACGGCACCATCGATCTACTGGTGCATTGGGCAGTGAAAGCGGTGCGCGGCCATATCGTGGCCATTCCGTGGGTGATGTTCGTCATCACCGCCGTGCTGACCGCCTTCGGTGCGCTGGGCCCGGCTGCGGTGGCGATCATTGGCCCGGTCGCACTGCGCTTTGCCAAGCAGTACAACATCAACCCGTTGATGATGGGCCTGCTGGTGATCCATGGCGCGCAGGCCGGCGGCTTTTCGCCCATCAGCGTGTACGGCAGCATCACCAACGGCGTGGTGCAGAAGGCCGGCCTGGAAGTGACCGAAATGGCGGTGTTCCTGACCAGCCTGGGCTTCAACTTCATGATGGCCATCATCTGCTTCGTGGCATTCGGCGGCATCGCCCTGCTGCGCCGCGGCTCGATCACGGCCACCGGCGGCGTGGGTACGGCGGAACTGGCGATGGCCGGTGGACCGCAGGCCTCGTCGCGGCAGTTCGCCATTGAAGGCCATGGCGCACTGGTGGCCGCCGGCGGTGGCACGCTGTCCAACGATCCGGTGGCGCTGGAAGCCGTGGGCTTCACCCGCGAACGCCTCTTCACCCTGATCGGCCTGCTGGGCCTGGGCGTGGCCGCGCTGATCTACAACCTCAACGTCGGCCTTGTGTCGATCACCGTGGCCGTGGCGCTGGCGCTGCTGTCGCCGCAGAGCCAGAAGGGCGCGGTCGATGGCATCAGCTGGTCCACCGTGCTGCTGATCTGCGGCGTGGTGACCTACATCGGCGTGCTGGAACATGCCGGCGCGGTGGACTTCATCGGCCATGGGGTTTCCAGCATCGGCATTCCGCTGCTGGGCGCGCTGCTGGTCTGCTACGTGGGCGGCATCGTGTCGGCCTTCGCTTCGTCGGCCGCGGTGCTGGGCGCGACCATTCCGCTGGCGGTGCCATTCCTGATGCAGGGCCATCTGGGTGCGGCGGGCGTGATCTGCGCGCTGGCAGTGTCGTCCACCATCGTCGATGTCAGCCCGTTCTCGACCAATGGCGCACTGGTGGTGGCCTCGGCCGCGAAGGAAGAACGCGAAACCCTGTTCCGCCGCTTCCTGGTCTATAGCGGCCTGGTGGTGGTGTTTGGCCCACTGCTGGCCTGGCTGGTGTTCGTGGTGCCGGGCTGGATGTGA
- the mdcB gene encoding triphosphoribosyl-dephospho-CoA synthase MdcB, with translation MSALAHVLPPAARDVDSARLGRLAIASLHAELACAPKPGLVTPFSTGSHDDMDAGTFLRSLFALRHYFTDIARAGADDAPFARLRTLGIGAEAAMLHATGGINTHRGAIFSLGLLVAAAARCRRQHGHAAPAAQVCLAVQHWASDLAAAPLDAGSPGQRARLRHGVPGVREQAAAGYPLLRELAVPTLRHALHAGLPRDAALCQTLMQLVARVDDLNLLHRGGADGLAWAQQQARGFVDGGGAFAAGWQARLHRIGEGFVARRLSPGGSADLLACSWFLLQQEDA, from the coding sequence ATGAGCGCCCTGGCCCACGTGCTGCCACCTGCTGCGCGCGATGTCGACAGCGCGCGCTTGGGCCGCCTGGCCATCGCCAGCCTGCACGCCGAACTGGCGTGCGCGCCCAAGCCGGGCCTGGTGACCCCCTTCAGCACCGGCAGCCATGACGACATGGATGCCGGCACGTTCCTGCGCAGCCTGTTCGCGCTGCGCCACTACTTCACCGACATTGCCCGCGCGGGCGCGGACGATGCGCCGTTTGCACGCTTGCGCACGCTCGGCATCGGCGCGGAAGCGGCCATGCTGCATGCCACCGGCGGCATCAACACCCATCGCGGTGCCATCTTCAGCCTGGGCCTGCTGGTGGCCGCTGCGGCACGCTGCCGCCGCCAGCACGGCCACGCCGCGCCCGCCGCGCAGGTCTGCCTGGCGGTACAGCACTGGGCCAGCGATCTTGCCGCTGCGCCGCTGGATGCCGGCAGCCCCGGCCAGCGCGCGCGCCTGCGCCATGGCGTGCCGGGCGTGCGCGAACAGGCCGCCGCCGGTTACCCGCTGCTGCGCGAGCTGGCCGTGCCCACCCTGCGCCACGCCCTGCACGCGGGCCTGCCGCGCGATGCAGCGCTGTGCCAGACCCTGATGCAGCTGGTTGCACGCGTGGATGACCTGAACCTGCTGCACCGCGGCGGTGCCGACGGCCTGGCCTGGGCACAGCAGCAGGCACGCGGTTTTGTTGATGGCGGCGGTGCGTTCGCCGCTGGCTGGCAGGCACGCCTGCACCGCATCGGCGAGGGTTTCGTGGCGCGTCGCCTGAGCCCTGGTGGCAGTGCCGATCTGCTGGCCTGCAGCTGGTTCCTGCTGCAGCAGGAGGACGCATGA